The Vicia villosa cultivar HV-30 ecotype Madison, WI linkage group LG1, Vvil1.0, whole genome shotgun sequence genome includes a region encoding these proteins:
- the LOC131635581 gene encoding mitochondrial outer membrane protein porin of 34 kDa-like: MSKGPGVYSSIGDKAKDVLYKDYAQQSPIHFHYKFMDWNAGFACKVIEIVPGFRTVFKCTIPDSGKVELQYVNRFTGISGCIGLLGSEEGQYEPVLNFSGLLGTSILSLGANVAFHIPTRSITKLNAGFGFNSAFLEASLTLHDSFDTLKATFYHQVNPLTQTAIATQVKHSLSLKETGVNIGVQHAFFPETLFKARFDSSGKAGTLIQQGFWQKFFVTMAGEIDFGAEDKTPKFGVSMALRP; the protein is encoded by the exons ATGAGCAAGGGTCCTGGTGTATATTCAAGTATTGGTGATAAAGCCAAAG atgTTCTTTACAAGGACTATGCTCAACAATCGCCGATTCACTTTCACTACAAATTCATGGATTGGAATGCAGGCTTTGCTTGTAAAG TTATAGAAATTGTACCTGGATTCCGGACAGTTTTCAAATGTACCATACCAGATTCCGGGAAG GTAGAACTACAGTATGTGAATAGATTCACTGGGATTAGTGGATGCATTGGATTATTAGGAAGCGAAGAAGGACAATACGAACCTGTTTTAAACTTCTCCGGCCTTCTAGGAACAAGCATTCTGTCCCTGGGAGCCAATGTTGCATTCCACATACCAACAAGATCGATAACCAAGCTCAATGCTGGTTTCGGCTTCAACAGTGCCTTCCTCGAAGCTTCATTGACCTT GCATGACAGCTTCGACACACTAAAAGCGACGTTTTATCATCAAGTAAATCCCCTAACCCAGACGGCCATTGCAACACAGGTGAAGCATAGCTTGTCACTCAAGGAAACTGGTGTCAACATTGGTGTTCAGCATGCATTTTTTCCGGAAACGCTGTTTAAGGCTCGATTTGACAGCTCTGGCAAGGCAGGTACTCTCATTCAACAAGGGTTTTGGCAGAAGTTTTTTGTAACTATGGCTGGTGAAATTGATTTCGGGGCCGAAGATAAGACTCCGAAGTTCGGAGTTTCTATGGCTCTGAGACCCTAG